Proteins from a single region of Dyadobacter fanqingshengii:
- the pyrH gene encoding UMP kinase: protein MPEPKYKRLLLKLSGEALNGGDKGQVIDFNILDNYAREIKRIAEVGVQIAIVIGGGNIFRGASVEKSGIDRVQGDHMGMLATVINGMAIQSSLEKHGVNTRLMSAIKMEQVCEPLIRRRAIRHLEKGRVVIFGAGTGNPYFTTDTTAGLRAIESESEVVLKGTRVDGVYTADPEKDPLATKYTQLTFDEALSKNLKIMDLTAFTLCKENNVPIIVFDMNKPGNLYDLVMGENVGTLISN, encoded by the coding sequence ATGCCCGAACCAAAATATAAACGTTTATTACTGAAACTGAGCGGAGAAGCACTTAATGGCGGAGACAAAGGCCAGGTTATTGACTTTAACATTCTTGATAATTACGCCAGGGAAATTAAAAGAATTGCCGAAGTAGGCGTTCAGATTGCAATCGTTATCGGAGGTGGAAATATTTTTCGGGGCGCATCAGTCGAGAAATCGGGCATCGACAGAGTGCAGGGCGACCATATGGGCATGCTGGCAACGGTGATTAATGGTATGGCCATTCAAAGTTCCCTGGAAAAACATGGCGTGAACACGCGTTTGATGTCGGCCATCAAGATGGAGCAGGTTTGCGAACCGCTAATCCGCCGCCGCGCAATCCGCCATTTGGAAAAGGGACGTGTAGTCATTTTCGGTGCAGGAACCGGAAACCCTTATTTTACTACGGATACAACAGCCGGGCTTCGTGCCATTGAATCGGAATCGGAAGTGGTTTTGAAAGGCACACGTGTAGACGGCGTTTACACAGCCGATCCGGAAAAAGATCCGCTGGCTACAAAATACACCCAACTGACATTCGACGAAGCTTTGTCTAAAAATCTGAAAATCATGGATTTGACAGCTTTCACGCTTTGCAAAGAAAATAATGTCCCAATTATCGTTTTCGACATGAATAAGCCAGGTAACCTTTATGATCTGGTTATGGGTGAAAATGTGGGCACTTTGATATCTAACTAG
- the frr gene encoding ribosome recycling factor, with product MEEIELYLDDAKDTMEGAIKHLIIELGKIRAGKATPQMLEGLQIEYYGSMTPLQNVATINTPDARTIAIRPFEKKIINEIEKAIRNGNLGFAPSNDGEMIRISVPPLNEERRRELVKRAKNEIETAKINIRNIRQDANNSLRKLTKEGAAEDLIKLSEDRVQKLTDGFISKVEQIFNAKEKEIMEV from the coding sequence ATGGAAGAAATAGAATTATATCTGGATGACGCCAAGGACACCATGGAAGGCGCCATTAAGCACCTTATCATTGAATTGGGTAAAATACGCGCCGGAAAAGCCACTCCTCAAATGCTGGAAGGCCTGCAAATAGAATATTACGGTTCAATGACGCCATTGCAAAATGTGGCTACGATCAACACGCCCGATGCAAGGACGATCGCGATCAGACCGTTTGAGAAAAAGATCATTAATGAGATTGAAAAGGCGATCCGTAATGGTAACCTGGGTTTTGCGCCTTCCAATGATGGTGAGATGATCCGTATCTCGGTTCCGCCACTGAATGAGGAACGCAGAAGAGAACTGGTAAAACGCGCGAAAAACGAGATCGAAACGGCAAAGATCAACATTCGCAACATTCGCCAGGATGCTAATAATTCTTTGCGTAAACTAACGAAGGAAGGCGCTGCGGAGGATTTGATCAAACTTAGTGAAGACCGCGTTCAAAAACTGACAGACGGATTTATTTCCAAAGTAGAGCAGATCTTCAATGCGAAGGAAAAAGAGATTATGGAGGTTTAG
- a CDS encoding acetyl-CoA carboxylase biotin carboxyl carrier protein subunit — protein MLKIAVSDSPATENDDDPSAGNVFEINNEKNSLSIGGQLFEGDIVPVGTNHFHAIWQNKSYNIEVLDHNVAEKTFHLLINGQHFHTKAKDELDLLLEGMGLQNSASTKINNVKAPMPGLIQSVAVAEGDTINKGDTLLVLVAMKMENTIKSSGNGVVKTLKVAAGEIVEKNQVLLEFQ, from the coding sequence ATGCTAAAAATCGCTGTATCCGATTCCCCGGCAACTGAAAATGATGACGACCCGTCAGCTGGGAATGTTTTTGAGATTAATAATGAGAAGAATAGCTTGTCCATAGGCGGGCAATTGTTCGAAGGGGACATCGTACCCGTTGGTACGAACCATTTCCACGCCATTTGGCAAAACAAATCCTATAATATTGAAGTGCTCGATCACAATGTTGCTGAGAAGACATTTCATCTTTTGATCAATGGTCAGCATTTTCATACCAAAGCAAAAGACGAGCTCGACTTGCTATTGGAAGGAATGGGATTGCAAAACAGCGCCAGCACGAAGATCAATAATGTAAAAGCACCCATGCCCGGGCTCATTCAATCCGTTGCGGTTGCTGAGGGCGATACAATCAATAAAGGCGATACTTTGCTTGTGCTTGTGGCCATGAAAATGGAAAACACAATCAAATCATCCGGAAATGGGGTGGTTAAAACATTGAAAGTGGCGGCTGGTGAAATCGTTGAAAAAAACCAGGTGTTGCTCGAGTTTCAATAA